The genomic DNA AAATGTATTTTAATGAAGATGCTAGGAAAAGTTTACTCAGCGGCATTGAAAAATTGTCAAATGCTGTAAAGGTAACTCTTGGTCCTAAGGGGAGAAATGTTTTAATTGATAAGAAATTTGGATCTCCTACGGTTACTAAAGATGGGGTTAGTGTTGCTCGTGAGATTGAACTTGAAAATTCCTTTGAGAATATGGGGGCACAACTTTTAAAGGAAGTTGCTATTAAGACAAATGATGTGGCTGGTGATGGAACTACTACTGCTACTGTACTTGCTTATGCAATTGCTAGAGAGGGACTTAAGAATGTTTCTTCTGGCATTAATCCAATTGGAATAAAGAAGGGAATAGATCATGCTGTATCTTTGGCTGCTGATAAGATCCGTAAGTCTGCAAAGAAAATTACTACTAAGGAAGAAATTGCACAGGTTGCGTCTATTTCTGCAAATAATGATAATTCAATAGGTGAGAAAATTGCTGAGGCAATGGATAGAGTTGGAAAAGATGGAGTTATTACTGTTGAGGAGTCAAAGACTTTTGACACTACAATTTCTTATGTTGAGGGTATGCAATTTGATAGAGGATATTTGTCTCCTTACTTTTCTACAAATAAAGAAAACATGAGTGTGAGCTTTGATGATGCTCTTATTTTGATATGCGAAAAAAAGATTAGTACTATTAAGGAACTTTTACCCGTTCTTGAAAAGGTTTTAAATACAAATAAGCCTTTATTAATTATTGCTGAGGATATTGAGGGAGATGCTCTTGCTGCTCTTGTTTTAAATAGTGTGCGTGGGGCATTAAAGGTTTGTGCAATTAAATCTCCTGGGTTTGGTGACAGACGTAAGGCGATTCTTGAAGATATTGCAATACTTACTGGGGGAGTACTTGTTAGTGAAGAATTGGGACTTACTCTTGAAAATGTCGAGCTTGAACAACTTGGACAGGCTAAATCAGTAAAGGTAGATAAGGATAATACTACTATTATTAACACTGGAAATAAAGAACAAATAAAAGAGAGAACAGAGCTTATTAAGAAACAAATAGAAGAGACAAGCTCTGAATATGATAGAGAAAAGCTTCAGGAGCGTCTTGCTAAGCTTGTTGGTGGTGTTGCTGTTATTAATGTTGGTGCTGTTACTGAAGTAGAACTTAAGGAGAAGAAACATAGGGTTGAGGATGCTTTATCTGCTACTCGTGCTGCTGTTGAGGAGGGTGTTGTTCCTGGTGGAGGCGCTACTCTTATTGAGGTGGCTATGTATCTTGATACTATTGATACAAGTAAGCTTAGTTATGAGGAAAAGCAAGGTTTTGAGATTGTTAAGAGAAGCCTTGAAGAACCAATGAGACAAATAATTTCTAATGCTGGCTTTGAAAGTTCTATTTATATTCACCAGATTAGAACGGAAAAAAAGGGACTTGGTTTTGATGCAGCTGGGTTTAAGTGGGTAAATATGATTGAGAGTGGGATAATTGATCCTGCTAAGGTTACAAGAAGTGCTCTTCAGAATGCAGCTTCAATTGCAGGACTACTTTTAACAACAGAATGTGCTATTACTGAAGTTAAGGAAGAAAAGAGTGGTGCTGGTGGTGGGTATCCTATGGATCCTGGAATGGGAATGATGTAGGTTAGTTTCGCTTTTGAGTGTATTTGTGTTAAGGAGCTATACTTGAGTGAAAATGAATTTGTATTTTGCATTGGATATGATGGCTCTAAGGCAATAATAGATAAGGAGCTTTTAAGACAACATAAAGGTAAGAGTGTAGAAGAACTTTTTGAACTTGGACTTTATAGGAGTGCTTTTAGTAAAGCTCTTTATAGAGATGATGATTCTCTTATTGAGTATTTAATTGAAGGATATAACAAGATTAGTAAATCTAATTATAGTAAAAGAGAGGAGCTTAAGCTCCTCTTTGGAGTAGTATATCCGGACGATATTTCTAAGATAAAAGTTATTTATGTATAAAGGTTAGGAGATTTTATGTTTATATTGCAAGAATTTAGCCATAGCAGTAGTTTTTTTAGGAGTTTATTGGTCTTTGTTCCTGTAATTGCTATATTTTGGTTTTTAGTAATATCTCCTCAACGTAAAGAAGAGAAGAAAAAGAAGGAAATGATACAAAACCTTAAAAAGGGTGATAAGGTTTTAACAGTAGGCGGGATTTTTGGAATCGTTAAAAAGATTAGTGATACTGAGGTTGTTCTTGAGTTGAGTGCAACTTCTGATGTAAAATTTGCAAAAACTTCAATTGAAAAGGTTATTTCTGAAAAAGTTGAAGGTAAAAGTTAAAGCTAGAAAAGGCAACTTTATTACATTTTAAATTAAAATATGAAGGTATATTAAAATGAATAAACTCTCTAAATTTATACTAATACTGTTTGTAACATTTTTTGCTTATCTTTTAATATCTCCCACTTTAAAGTGGTATTTCTTTATGGAAGATGAAGATAAGAGAATTAGTTCATATTCAAAGGAAGCTTTGAAGGATTATTCCAAGAAGAAGGCTTTTGATGCTCTTGTTAGGCTTAAAGAATTGTATCAAAAGGATCCGGATGCTAAGCTTCCGGATGATTTAAAATATTTAATTCCAGTTGCAAAGAATAACTATAAAGTTTATGGAAAAACTTTTCCTGGGTCTTTAAGTGTTAAGGATTTGCGAGATGGGTTTTTAACTGATTCTGATATTGAAGAACTTAGCCTTGAAATTTATAAACATTATGAGAGTATAAAAAGGGATAAAAGTAGAATAATACAGCTTGGTCTTGATTTATCTGGAGGAATGAGTATTACTATTTCTCTTGATTATTCAGGTCTTGAGAAAAAGTTGGGACGAAGTTTGAGTTCTTTGGAAAAGGAAGAATCTATTGAACGTACAATGCAAATATTGAAAGAGAGAGTAGATACTTTTGGACTTACAGAGCCTAAGATTACAAGAGAGGCAGGTGGAAGTAAAATTTTCTTAGATATTCCGGGAGAGAGAGATGAATATCGTGTTGATTCTCTTTTAAGTGGTAAAGGTAATTTAACTTTTTATGTTGTTGACGATGAAAATACTTCTATACTTAATACTAAGATATTGGAGTCTGGGCCTCTTTTTTCTATTTTTGACATTAAAGAAAGTATGAATCTTGG from Borrelia turcica IST7 includes the following:
- the groL gene encoding chaperonin GroEL (60 kDa chaperone family; promotes refolding of misfolded polypeptides especially under stressful conditions; forms two stacked rings of heptamers to form a barrel-shaped 14mer; ends can be capped by GroES; misfolded proteins enter the barrel where they are refolded when GroES binds), with protein sequence MAKEMYFNEDARKSLLSGIEKLSNAVKVTLGPKGRNVLIDKKFGSPTVTKDGVSVAREIELENSFENMGAQLLKEVAIKTNDVAGDGTTTATVLAYAIAREGLKNVSSGINPIGIKKGIDHAVSLAADKIRKSAKKITTKEEIAQVASISANNDNSIGEKIAEAMDRVGKDGVITVEESKTFDTTISYVEGMQFDRGYLSPYFSTNKENMSVSFDDALILICEKKISTIKELLPVLEKVLNTNKPLLIIAEDIEGDALAALVLNSVRGALKVCAIKSPGFGDRRKAILEDIAILTGGVLVSEELGLTLENVELEQLGQAKSVKVDKDNTTIINTGNKEQIKERTELIKKQIEETSSEYDREKLQERLAKLVGGVAVINVGAVTEVELKEKKHRVEDALSATRAAVEEGVVPGGGATLIEVAMYLDTIDTSKLSYEEKQGFEIVKRSLEEPMRQIISNAGFESSIYIHQIRTEKKGLGFDAAGFKWVNMIESGIIDPAKVTRSALQNAASIAGLLLTTECAITEVKEEKSGAGGGYPMDPGMGMM
- the yajC gene encoding preprotein translocase subunit YajC, producing the protein MFILQEFSHSSSFFRSLLVFVPVIAIFWFLVISPQRKEEKKKKEMIQNLKKGDKVLTVGGIFGIVKKISDTEVVLELSATSDVKFAKTSIEKVISEKVEGKS